In Porphyromonas cangingivalis, a genomic segment contains:
- a CDS encoding CinA family protein, producing MQHRRRPLLSCTDLKRNSITMSDYLRTTIHNTAQAIGEQLQFMQATISTAESCTGGMLASSLCAVAGASGWFDTGIIAYTYESKQKHLGIAPDILNQGLVTQATAEAMATNICKISETSYALSTTGVCGPSESEGYPPCHVWIAIVTPSGIQSRLIKSEDRGREENILTVTLAALELLLQHLTNPPS from the coding sequence ATGCAGCATCGACGCCGCCCCCTACTCTCGTGTACAGATCTAAAGCGTAACTCCATAACGATGTCCGACTACCTCAGAACGACCATACACAACACCGCCCAAGCCATCGGAGAACAGCTGCAGTTCATGCAAGCGACAATATCGACTGCAGAGAGCTGTACGGGAGGGATGCTGGCATCGTCACTGTGTGCAGTAGCCGGAGCATCGGGCTGGTTCGACACAGGCATCATAGCATACACCTACGAGAGCAAACAAAAGCATCTGGGCATAGCTCCGGACATACTGAATCAAGGGCTCGTCACACAGGCGACGGCAGAGGCAATGGCGACAAACATCTGCAAAATCAGCGAGACAAGCTATGCCCTATCGACCACGGGCGTGTGTGGTCCTTCCGAAAGCGAGGGATATCCACCGTGTCATGTATGGATTGCGATCGTCACCCCCTCAGGCATACAAAGCAGACTCATCAAATCTGAGGATCGAGGTCGAGAAGAAAACATCCTCAC
- the tsaD gene encoding tRNA (adenosine(37)-N6)-threonylcarbamoyltransferase complex transferase subunit TsaD, translating to MNPDTIILGIESSCDDTSAAVLKGDVLLSNVIAGQKVHEAYGGVVPELASRAHLQNIVPVVSEALRQAGVKPEDLGAIAFTRGPGLLGSLLVGTTFAKGLALGLGIPLVDVNHLQAHVLAHYIQTPAERVDTPDFPFICLLVSGGNSQIILVRSAFDMEIIGKTIDDAAGEAFDKCAKVMGLGYPGGPIVNKLALQGNPEAFKFAKPQIPGFDYSFSGLKTSFLYTLRDELAKDPDFIVKNKEDLCASLQKTIIDILMNKLEKATKAYGITQVALAGGVSANSGLRDAFIDYGKRTGHKVFIPPFAYTTDNAAMVAMAGIFAFAEGHRCSIDAAPYSRVQI from the coding sequence ATCAATCCTGATACGATAATCCTTGGCATCGAATCCTCTTGCGACGACACCTCAGCTGCCGTACTGAAGGGCGATGTACTCTTGTCCAACGTCATTGCAGGACAGAAGGTACACGAGGCCTATGGTGGTGTGGTACCTGAGCTTGCCAGCCGTGCTCACCTCCAAAACATCGTCCCCGTAGTGAGCGAAGCCCTCAGACAGGCAGGCGTGAAGCCCGAAGATCTCGGAGCCATCGCATTTACCAGAGGGCCGGGACTACTGGGTTCTCTCCTCGTCGGTACCACCTTTGCCAAGGGCCTTGCCTTGGGCTTGGGTATTCCTCTCGTAGATGTCAATCACCTGCAAGCTCATGTCTTGGCGCATTACATCCAAACACCGGCAGAGCGTGTAGATACTCCGGACTTCCCCTTCATCTGTCTCCTCGTATCAGGGGGCAACTCTCAGATCATCCTTGTTCGGTCGGCATTTGACATGGAGATCATCGGCAAGACCATCGATGATGCGGCCGGAGAAGCCTTCGACAAGTGTGCAAAGGTGATGGGTCTGGGTTATCCGGGAGGGCCGATCGTCAACAAGTTGGCACTCCAAGGCAACCCCGAAGCCTTTAAGTTTGCCAAACCCCAAATCCCGGGCTTCGATTACAGTTTCAGTGGACTGAAGACGTCTTTCCTCTATACCCTCAGAGACGAGTTGGCAAAAGATCCTGACTTCATCGTCAAAAATAAAGAAGACCTCTGTGCTTCGCTCCAAAAGACCATCATCGATATACTGATGAATAAGCTTGAGAAGGCGACAAAAGCATACGGTATCACTCAAGTGGCACTTGCCGGTGGGGTCTCTGCAAATTCGGGTCTCAGAGATGCTTTCATTGACTATGGCAAACGTACAGGGCACAAGGTCTTCATCCCCCCATTTGCATACACGACCGACAATGCCGCCATGGTAGCTATGGCAGGGATATTTGCATTTGCTGAGGGACACCGATGCAGCATCGACGCCGCCCCCTACTCTCGTGTACAGATCTAA
- a CDS encoding phosphatidate cytidylyltransferase yields MNVSNLLARTITGIVYIAVILSGILLDSVMLIGAVFAVFAGQANFELQSIVGINRKRLMLKIVHALMTMLLFYVIFTSSIQGVAYREFLILLLPYLAYYLFYLTAELYRERSRPIYEVGLAFFSHIYIAVPLGMLMLLCVDKGTIMDLEGNVSGMQRTFWLLPIFVFVWLNDTGAFLVGSKFGKHKLFERISPKKTIEGFVGGIVFTLLGSLAFYYIFPAVTTIYNWLILAALVGVFATWGDLFESFIKRTYGVKDSGNILPGHGGVLDRIDSILFAAIPAFMFIEIIVYLK; encoded by the coding sequence ATGAACGTTTCGAACCTTTTAGCCCGTACCATTACGGGTATTGTCTACATCGCCGTCATTCTGTCGGGCATACTTCTTGATTCTGTGATGCTCATAGGAGCTGTCTTTGCTGTCTTTGCAGGTCAGGCCAACTTCGAACTCCAAAGCATCGTGGGCATCAACCGCAAACGACTCATGCTCAAGATCGTGCACGCACTCATGACGATGCTTCTCTTCTATGTGATCTTCACCAGCTCGATACAGGGCGTGGCCTATCGGGAGTTTCTCATCCTGCTTCTTCCATATCTGGCATATTATCTGTTTTACCTGACTGCGGAGCTGTATCGAGAGCGAAGCAGACCGATATATGAAGTGGGGTTGGCCTTCTTCAGCCACATATACATCGCCGTACCTCTCGGTATGCTGATGCTCCTTTGTGTCGACAAAGGCACGATAATGGATCTCGAAGGAAATGTCTCAGGGATGCAACGAACCTTCTGGCTGCTCCCGATCTTCGTCTTTGTTTGGCTCAACGACACAGGGGCATTTTTGGTAGGTTCGAAGTTTGGCAAGCACAAACTCTTCGAACGCATTTCGCCCAAGAAGACAATCGAAGGTTTTGTGGGTGGCATCGTCTTCACCCTACTTGGCTCTTTGGCGTTCTACTACATCTTCCCTGCGGTTACTACGATCTACAACTGGCTCATACTCGCAGCTCTTGTAGGGGTCTTTGCGACTTGGGGTGATCTCTTTGAGTCGTTCATCAAGAGGACGTATGGAGTCAAAGACTCAGGCAACATCCTTCCCGGACATGGAGGAGTACTTGACCGTATCGACAGCATCCTCTTTGCAGCCATACCGGCATTTATGTTCATCGAAATCATCGTCTATTTGAAATAA
- a CDS encoding endonuclease/exonuclease/phosphatase family protein codes for MPKYNIFAKTTWTIELILEVILVSLYGGALLSPYVSPQIVSIPAVLNLAFPIIFLFFVLMTVVYLLRRRWKYLIIHAILLIISISYLKSYFPITLKENEATQDLRVMTYNVSGFLPNRANSLSAENIIRNSEANIVCLQEAILSRDEAENALAFRKKFGKVYPHRDAHFDYKTHSQGLVLLSKYPIVKKHVIEYPYKTDGNASVAYLIRLPNDKKLLLVNNHMESYRLTKKEKDSYTNVTKENFFKRIPSLVRELYGRLGKPLSKRAQASREVQKEVKHLKDTYKPDYTIITGDMNDTPMSYTYSKMRSSLRDAYEDKGMGIGISYNEPLFYFRIDHLFYDERMTVLRAKLPRYKWSSDHNPLIVDFALPNQ; via the coding sequence ATGCCTAAGTACAATATCTTTGCGAAGACCACATGGACCATCGAGTTGATCCTCGAGGTCATCCTCGTGTCCCTATACGGGGGGGCACTCCTGTCTCCGTATGTGTCTCCGCAGATCGTCTCTATACCGGCAGTACTCAACCTGGCGTTTCCGATCATCTTCTTATTCTTCGTGCTGATGACGGTGGTTTACCTGCTGCGAAGACGATGGAAGTACCTGATCATCCATGCCATCTTGCTGATCATCTCGATAAGCTATCTGAAGAGTTATTTCCCGATCACGCTGAAAGAAAACGAAGCTACGCAAGACCTCCGAGTCATGACATACAATGTGTCGGGATTTCTCCCCAATCGAGCCAACTCGCTCAGCGCAGAGAACATCATCCGAAACAGTGAGGCGAACATAGTCTGTCTCCAAGAGGCCATCCTCTCTCGTGATGAGGCAGAAAATGCACTGGCTTTTCGGAAAAAGTTCGGCAAGGTCTATCCTCATAGGGATGCCCACTTCGACTATAAGACACATAGTCAGGGGCTTGTCTTGCTTTCGAAGTATCCCATCGTGAAGAAGCACGTCATAGAGTACCCTTATAAGACAGATGGCAATGCTTCGGTAGCGTATCTGATCCGACTTCCAAACGACAAAAAACTCCTTTTGGTGAATAACCACATGGAATCATACAGACTCACTAAAAAAGAGAAAGATAGCTATACCAATGTGACAAAGGAAAACTTCTTCAAGCGCATACCAAGCCTCGTACGAGAGCTCTATGGACGACTTGGGAAACCTCTGTCCAAACGTGCTCAAGCGTCGAGGGAGGTACAAAAAGAAGTCAAACACCTCAAAGACACTTACAAGCCGGACTACACGATCATCACGGGGGATATGAATGACACCCCGATGTCTTACACTTACAGTAAGATGCGTAGTTCTCTGAGAGATGCTTACGAAGATAAAGGCATGGGCATAGGGATATCGTACAATGAGCCTCTGTTTTACTTCCGCATAGACCACCTCTTCTACGACGAGCGAATGACTGTCTTGAGGGCTAAGTTACCACGCTACAAATGGAGTAGTGATCACAACCCCCTCATAGTGGACTTTGCACTACCTAATCAGTAA
- a CDS encoding rhomboid family intramembrane serine protease: MKTPLGAERTQVMLKTLLPIGLFVAYILLQFGAWDDATLCLYGDWESLRTHPWSLITYALVHYSPIHLSPILILLSVIILLTKGKVSAGMYWLIFSCGVLSGALTFVIIASLSASPTLATLSGASGGTTALMSFCIILLSRRGRRAMAIALLALIIMTDHLTFSLHNTLGFYSHLSGYTLGIIFALIIIRRSDKSRKLVDCKESVISKANSSGYNSLSEEEKNIIRNEEKHLD, translated from the coding sequence GTGAAGACACCCCTCGGAGCAGAGCGGACACAGGTGATGCTCAAGACTCTCTTGCCGATAGGTCTATTCGTGGCATATATCCTTCTGCAGTTCGGTGCGTGGGACGATGCCACACTGTGTCTTTATGGTGATTGGGAGAGCCTTAGGACTCACCCATGGAGTCTGATCACTTATGCCTTGGTACACTACTCACCGATCCACTTATCCCCCATACTCATACTGCTGTCGGTAATCATCCTACTGACGAAAGGGAAGGTCTCAGCCGGCATGTACTGGTTGATATTCTCATGTGGAGTGCTCTCAGGGGCACTGACATTCGTCATCATAGCCTCCCTGTCTGCATCGCCTACACTGGCAACCCTTAGTGGAGCTTCGGGGGGTACCACGGCACTGATGAGCTTCTGTATCATCCTTTTGTCACGCAGGGGCAGACGAGCCATGGCGATCGCTCTACTGGCTCTTATCATCATGACGGATCATCTGACTTTCTCCCTGCACAACACCCTTGGATTTTACAGTCACCTATCAGGATATACCTTGGGGATAATATTTGCGCTGATCATCATTCGGAGGTCAGATAAAAGTCGTAAATTAGTAGATTGTAAGGAAAGTGTCATCTCGAAAGCCAATAGTTCCGGCTACAACTCCCTTTCGGAGGAGGAGAAAAACATCATTCGGAACGAGGAGAAACACCTTGACTAA
- a CDS encoding rhomboid family intramembrane serine protease: MNNPLSAMPPVTKNLIIINVIAYLASLALPRIGIDLLNLGGMHYFQAETFSFYQMITYMFLHSTPGFGHIFFNMFALFMFGGLLEQVWGGKRFLLYYLITGIGAGIVQQVVWMLTTVPTLPPQYYDLLLTIGASGAVFGILLAFGMMFPNMPLYIMFIPIPVKAKYAVIGYGVIELLAGIAGRAGDNVAHFAHLGGMLFGLILILAWRKTHSRRRM; this comes from the coding sequence ATGAACAATCCATTGTCGGCAATGCCGCCGGTAACCAAGAACCTCATTATCATTAATGTCATAGCCTATCTTGCGAGCTTGGCACTCCCAAGGATCGGCATAGACCTGCTCAACCTTGGTGGAATGCACTATTTCCAAGCAGAGACCTTCTCATTCTATCAGATGATCACATATATGTTCCTGCACAGCACACCGGGCTTCGGACATATATTCTTCAATATGTTTGCCCTCTTCATGTTCGGCGGACTACTCGAACAGGTATGGGGGGGCAAGAGATTTTTACTCTACTACCTCATCACAGGCATAGGTGCAGGTATCGTGCAACAAGTCGTATGGATGCTCACCACCGTACCCACACTGCCACCACAATACTACGATCTCCTGCTTACTATAGGAGCGAGTGGTGCGGTGTTTGGTATTCTCTTAGCCTTTGGGATGATGTTTCCCAATATGCCCCTGTACATCATGTTCATTCCCATCCCCGTCAAAGCAAAATACGCAGTGATCGGTTACGGTGTGATCGAACTCCTTGCCGGCATCGCAGGTAGAGCCGGAGACAATGTAGCACACTTCGCTCACCTCGGAGGGATGCTTTTCGGGCTCATCCTCATTTTGGCTTGGCGAAAGACCCACAGTCGTAGACGAATGTGA
- a CDS encoding pyruvoyl-dependent arginine decarboxylase, with translation MSKIVGNLIPNTFFITKGSGESDLELHAGSYHMALYDAGISDFNIMTYSSVLPATARLVTMDDIDLPPFGSEMKTIMAVSHGTQDEFVSAGIVYGWMYKDENFDEKVGGLVCEVSGRYRIEELEARLTRVINDLHEKTYSQYFLGELNFVTEGITVEKRYGTALAGLCFMDFILPEVVEGEVK, from the coding sequence ATGAGCAAGATAGTAGGTAACTTAATTCCAAATACTTTTTTTATCACCAAGGGTAGTGGAGAGTCTGATCTCGAACTCCATGCAGGGTCATATCACATGGCACTTTATGATGCAGGGATCTCGGACTTCAATATCATGACGTATTCGTCTGTCCTTCCTGCGACAGCTCGTTTGGTTACGATGGACGATATCGACTTGCCTCCTTTTGGCTCTGAGATGAAGACCATCATGGCGGTGTCACACGGTACACAAGACGAGTTTGTCTCTGCTGGTATCGTCTATGGATGGATGTACAAGGATGAGAACTTCGATGAGAAGGTCGGTGGTCTCGTCTGTGAGGTAAGTGGTCGCTATCGTATCGAAGAGTTGGAAGCTCGTCTCACCAGAGTCATCAACGACTTGCATGAGAAGACATACTCTCAGTATTTCTTGGGTGAACTCAACTTCGTCACCGAAGGTATCACGGTCGAAAAGAGATATGGTACTGCTCTCGCAGGACTATGCTTCATGGACTTCATCCTCCCTGAAGTGGTCGAGGGAGAAGTAAAGTAA
- a CDS encoding diphosphate--fructose-6-phosphate 1-phosphotransferase → MERIIDNISPLQRARADYEPKVPSIFNGHIHIAEGETTVSVDDCEEIKALFPNTYGLPIVRFEAAEMADTTDPINVGVILSGGQAPGGHNVIAGLFDGIKKISSESKLYGFLMGPDGLVQHRYKELTADIIDEYRNTGGFDIIGSGRTKLETKEQFDQGLLVLKELNIKALVIIGGDDSNTNACVLAEYYKSIDAGVQVIGCPKTIDGDLKNDQIETSFGFDTACKVYSEVIGNIQRDCNSARKYWHFIKLMGRSASHIALECALQVQPNICIISEEVKEKQTTLAEIVDYIANVVAKRADKGENFGTVLIPEGLIEFLPAMKKLITELNDFLSRYGDDLELVKKSAKRDYIISKLSPENGQFYASLPKSVAQQLTLDRDPHGNVQVSLIETEQLLADMVGKKLKTWKKMGKYTGKYKVLTHFFGYEGRSSAPSNFDADYCYTLGYTASVLIAGGKTGYMSTVQHTHRPHEEWIPGGVPITMMMNMEKRHGEMKPVIRKALVKLDGKPFRTFVEHREEWALNTCYLYPGPIQYFGPSEVCDQPTKTLMLEQT, encoded by the coding sequence ATGGAAAGAATTATAGATAATATCAGTCCCCTACAAAGGGCGAGGGCAGACTATGAGCCCAAGGTGCCTTCGATATTCAATGGGCATATCCATATTGCAGAGGGCGAGACGACAGTGTCTGTCGACGACTGTGAGGAGATCAAGGCTCTCTTCCCGAATACTTACGGCTTGCCTATCGTCAGGTTCGAAGCTGCCGAGATGGCAGATACCACTGACCCGATCAATGTCGGTGTGATCCTCTCAGGAGGACAAGCTCCGGGTGGTCACAATGTCATAGCCGGCCTTTTTGATGGTATTAAGAAGATATCGTCAGAGAGCAAGCTGTATGGCTTCTTGATGGGACCTGATGGGCTTGTGCAGCATAGGTATAAGGAGTTGACAGCGGATATCATCGATGAGTATCGCAATACAGGGGGCTTCGACATCATTGGATCGGGGCGTACGAAGTTGGAGACCAAGGAACAGTTTGACCAAGGGCTTTTGGTCTTGAAAGAACTCAATATCAAAGCTCTTGTCATCATCGGTGGGGATGACTCAAATACAAATGCCTGTGTGCTCGCAGAGTACTACAAGTCGATCGATGCAGGCGTACAAGTCATAGGCTGTCCGAAGACGATCGATGGTGACTTGAAGAACGATCAGATAGAGACTTCTTTTGGCTTCGATACGGCTTGTAAGGTGTATTCCGAGGTCATCGGGAACATTCAGCGCGACTGTAATTCGGCTCGTAAGTATTGGCACTTCATCAAGCTCATGGGGCGTTCGGCGTCACACATTGCTTTGGAGTGTGCGTTGCAGGTGCAGCCTAATATCTGCATCATCTCGGAGGAGGTGAAAGAGAAGCAAACGACCTTGGCTGAGATCGTGGACTATATCGCCAACGTGGTTGCGAAGCGTGCCGATAAGGGTGAGAACTTCGGTACGGTCTTGATCCCTGAGGGACTCATAGAGTTTTTGCCGGCGATGAAAAAACTTATTACGGAACTCAATGATTTTCTGAGTCGATACGGGGATGATCTCGAATTGGTGAAGAAGTCTGCAAAGAGGGACTACATCATCTCCAAGCTATCTCCTGAAAATGGGCAGTTCTATGCATCCCTTCCGAAGAGTGTGGCTCAGCAGTTGACCTTGGACAGAGATCCACACGGCAATGTCCAGGTATCACTCATAGAGACCGAACAACTCCTTGCCGATATGGTGGGTAAGAAGCTCAAGACTTGGAAGAAGATGGGCAAATATACAGGGAAGTACAAGGTGTTGACCCACTTTTTTGGTTACGAGGGTCGCTCTTCTGCGCCGTCCAACTTCGATGCTGATTACTGCTACACTTTGGGGTACACGGCATCGGTGCTTATCGCAGGAGGTAAGACGGGCTATATGAGTACGGTCCAACATACGCACAGACCACACGAAGAGTGGATCCCCGGCGGTGTGCCCATAACCATGATGATGAACATGGAGAAACGCCACGGTGAGATGAAGCCGGTCATCCGAAAGGCTCTCGTCAAGCTGGATGGTAAGCCCTTCCGTACCTTTGTGGAGCATAGAGAGGAGTGGGCTTTGAATACATGTTATCTCTATCCCGGGCCGATACAATACTTCGGACCATCGGAAGTGTGTGACCAGCCTACAAAGACTTTGATGCTGGAGCAAACGTAA
- a CDS encoding glycosyltransferase family 2 protein translates to MLADTRPILSVIVPVYNVEDTLSKCVDSILDQPFRDLELILVDDGSPDRSGTMCDEIAFRDSRVVVVHKANGGLSSARNAGLDIARGQFISFVDSDDWVSSDFYVENINILSHVKSLDMILTNVQKIYAHTESSPLRTLPEGQYVGKEACAEVIFSASVASLCMAIYRRKVWEGLRFTEGILFEDSIIAPALADRINALHVSPHGIYYYLQREGSIMNSQWSAKKVRDYLDATIKVLEYLSEHNISNYLYRYAGALFYSFNRSILGQLQKKEQEEYLMRFEALSCPWCLIFRSKSLPLKHRIFLSVTKLLGVRHTNKILSLLPSRSQRS, encoded by the coding sequence ATGCTTGCCGACACTCGCCCTATTCTATCCGTCATTGTACCGGTCTACAACGTGGAGGATACCCTCTCAAAGTGTGTGGACAGCATCCTCGATCAGCCCTTTCGAGATCTGGAGCTCATCCTCGTGGATGATGGTTCGCCCGACAGGAGCGGAACGATGTGTGACGAGATAGCGTTCAGAGACAGCAGGGTCGTTGTGGTACATAAGGCCAATGGCGGTCTCAGCTCTGCACGAAACGCAGGTCTGGATATCGCACGAGGTCAATTTATTTCGTTCGTGGACAGTGACGACTGGGTGTCATCGGATTTTTATGTCGAGAATATCAACATATTGAGCCATGTCAAGAGCCTCGACATGATCCTGACTAATGTCCAAAAGATCTATGCGCACACTGAATCCTCGCCACTGAGGACTCTTCCCGAAGGGCAGTATGTCGGTAAAGAGGCTTGTGCAGAAGTAATTTTCTCTGCCTCTGTGGCGTCCCTATGTATGGCGATCTACCGCAGAAAAGTGTGGGAAGGGCTTCGATTTACGGAGGGTATTCTGTTCGAGGACTCGATCATCGCACCGGCCTTGGCTGATAGAATCAATGCACTTCATGTGTCTCCACATGGCATCTATTACTACCTCCAACGTGAAGGCTCCATAATGAACAGTCAATGGTCAGCAAAGAAAGTAAGAGACTACCTCGATGCGACGATCAAGGTACTCGAATACTTGTCGGAACACAATATATCAAACTACCTTTACCGGTACGCCGGAGCCCTCTTTTACAGTTTCAACAGATCGATCCTGGGTCAACTACAAAAAAAAGAACAGGAAGAGTACTTGATGCGTTTCGAAGCACTCTCCTGTCCATGGTGTTTGATCTTCAGAAGCAAATCTCTACCGCTGAAACATCGTATCTTCCTGTCGGTGACAAAGCTCTTAGGTGTAAGGCACACGAACAAGATACTGTCCCTACTACCGTCAAGGTCTCAGAGGTCTTGA
- a CDS encoding LicD family protein — MKMRKYLPFYNNAKSGPLAWLRETLSEYGRKKSIKRQNRDLKRYHHEILKAFTDALKEIELPYWLDYGTLLGVIRDNSYVENDMDLDFGMYLHDYTPKITEALERHGFKREFDRLVDGGQVGRETVYTYKGVHTDIFFYDVRDGKMSTLVAFPEEGMDYDMMVEKYGGMRVYRTTHPYMSTKPYQYKDLSVHIPEDEHTYLVSCYGEGYKIKDPDYDYITFKAPNREVLSDKFSVIVYDK; from the coding sequence ATGAAAATGCGCAAATATTTACCGTTCTACAACAATGCAAAATCAGGTCCGTTGGCATGGTTGAGGGAGACCTTGTCCGAATACGGACGAAAGAAAAGCATCAAACGGCAAAATCGAGACCTCAAACGTTACCACCACGAGATACTCAAGGCGTTCACCGATGCGCTCAAAGAAATAGAGCTACCCTACTGGCTTGACTACGGCACACTGCTGGGGGTCATCAGAGACAATAGTTATGTCGAAAATGACATGGATCTCGACTTCGGGATGTACCTGCACGACTATACACCGAAGATCACCGAAGCTCTCGAGAGACATGGTTTCAAGAGAGAGTTCGATCGACTTGTCGATGGGGGGCAGGTCGGTAGAGAGACTGTTTACACCTACAAAGGGGTGCATACAGATATATTCTTCTATGATGTTCGAGACGGCAAGATGAGCACTTTGGTCGCCTTCCCCGAAGAGGGGATGGACTACGACATGATGGTTGAGAAGTACGGAGGGATGAGGGTGTACCGGACGACACATCCTTACATGAGCACCAAACCCTATCAGTACAAAGATCTATCTGTACACATCCCTGAGGATGAGCATACCTACCTTGTATCTTGCTATGGCGAAGGATACAAGATCAAAGACCCCGACTACGACTACATCACTTTCAAAGCCCCCAATAGAGAAGTCCTCAGCGATAAATTCTCTGTCATTGTCTACGACAAATAA
- a CDS encoding oligosaccharide flippase family protein, which yields MSSGSNKTPRWRQLIQDNKLFLSNLSYIGVFQILVLVLPLISYPYLIRVIGADLYGRVAYAQAAVAFAIILINFGLNIMATKEVSVHRDEPALLDKIVTKVYSIKTAFFALSMLLYTLSIFYFETFATNRLLFLLSFGYCLPEWLLPIWYFQGIEKMKYMTLIDSISKIFFTVLIFFVITLPDHYLRIPMIQTGGTMIGACVGFLLLFKKEGRRLVRVKISEVIAFIKEAMPFFLSRVSAVTISQLSTLFVGKYLGYVEVAWLDLARKIVNLLMIPGVSINSAIYPRIAHSQSKKLARSGLWVQGGMGLLIYGLLFVFSPWVVRILGGMEMLPAIDTVRFYGLLILLYHINYYIGSPVMIPFGLSKAFNLSVIFSLIVFLAMYIGLYLTQSFSLDLFIAATLVTEMFILCYRAFYCHKHKVFKS from the coding sequence ATGAGTAGCGGTTCAAATAAAACACCTCGTTGGAGACAACTTATTCAGGACAATAAGTTGTTTCTGTCGAACTTGTCTTACATCGGTGTCTTTCAAATCTTGGTGCTTGTCCTGCCACTCATCTCCTACCCTTACCTCATCAGGGTCATCGGAGCAGATCTATACGGACGAGTCGCTTATGCTCAGGCCGCTGTGGCTTTTGCAATCATCCTGATCAATTTTGGTCTCAACATCATGGCCACAAAGGAGGTCTCTGTCCACCGGGATGAGCCTGCACTTCTGGACAAGATTGTAACTAAAGTCTACAGCATCAAGACTGCGTTCTTTGCCTTGTCGATGTTGCTCTATACCCTCAGCATATTTTATTTTGAGACGTTTGCAACGAATAGGCTTCTCTTTCTCCTCTCATTCGGATATTGTCTCCCCGAATGGTTGTTGCCAATATGGTACTTCCAAGGGATCGAGAAGATGAAGTACATGACCCTCATCGACTCAATATCCAAGATATTCTTCACCGTCCTCATCTTCTTTGTCATCACACTACCGGATCACTATCTCCGCATACCTATGATACAGACAGGCGGAACAATGATAGGAGCTTGTGTGGGCTTCTTGCTCTTGTTCAAAAAAGAGGGGCGACGACTCGTTCGGGTCAAGATCTCTGAGGTCATTGCATTTATAAAAGAGGCCATGCCATTCTTCCTCTCCAGAGTGTCCGCAGTCACGATCAGCCAGCTCTCCACCCTCTTTGTGGGTAAATATCTGGGATACGTAGAGGTCGCTTGGCTGGATCTCGCTCGTAAGATCGTCAATCTGCTGATGATCCCCGGGGTCTCGATCAACTCTGCCATCTATCCTCGCATAGCACATTCTCAGAGCAAAAAACTTGCTCGTAGTGGACTATGGGTCCAAGGCGGAATGGGACTACTCATCTATGGGCTATTGTTTGTCTTCAGTCCTTGGGTCGTAAGGATATTGGGGGGGATGGAGATGTTGCCGGCAATTGACACGGTCAGATTTTATGGTCTTCTGATCCTCCTTTACCACATCAACTACTATATAGGGTCGCCGGTGATGATACCGTTCGGACTATCAAAGGCCTTCAATCTCAGCGTCATCTTCTCTCTGATTGTCTTTTTGGCGATGTATATTGGTTTGTATCTGACACAGAGTTTCAGCCTTGACCTGTTCATCGCAGCGACACTTGTCACAGAGATGTTCATCCTCTGCTACCGAGCGTTTTATTGTCACAAGCACAAAGTTTTCAAGTCATGA